The Pyrus communis chromosome 5, drPyrComm1.1, whole genome shotgun sequence region AATCTGCaggtttttgagaaaaaaaaaaaaaaaaacatcttgccaacgagaattgttattggcgtCAATTTGAATATCAATTTCATTGCACCCATGATTTTGCCTTATATTTTGTCACATCTTTGCAATATtatcaaaatttaattcaaaaagtAAGCTAGAAAATTCAAGgattttttcttgtattatcAACCTCTTGGCTAATTGGTGCAAGTTTGACTCGAGTTTTTACACTAGGAAAGATTTGTAAAACTCACCATGATTATCGTGAGATAAACTTTGCGGCTGATGGTTTTCTCAGTCTAGTTTATTTTGACCAAGCACCTCTTATTGTCATCTTCTTATAGCTATTGGTGTTGAAATTTCTAGGTCTCAttatattttattgtaatttCTCTTTGTTGGGAGTTCATCACAACTTTGCAGATGATCCTTGTTTGAGTTTATCATGTTTTCTCATCTAGTTTATTTTTACCAAGTGCCTCTTGTTGGCATCTTCTGATGGCTGTTGGTGCTGAAATTTTTAGATATCGTTATGTTTTATTGTAGATCTCTTTGTTGGGAGTTCAACACAACTTTGCGGCTGATGTCTCGTGTCTGAATTCATCGTGTTTTCTTAATCTAGTTTATTTTGACCAAGCGTCTCTTGTTGACATCTTCTGATGGTTGTTGGTGCTGGAATCTCTAGGTCTCGTTATGTCTTATTGTAGTTTCTCTTTGTTGGAGTTCAtcactattgttttttttacaCAAGTGATAGAGTGGAGGAAGGAAATCAAACCAAAGACTTCTAGTACGTGAGTAAAGGCTCTTAATCATTGTGCGTTCtttattcttttaaaaaaagGATCAGCTAGTGGTTTTGTCGAAACAATCTACCTTTTCGGGATTCGActgggaagactcacagaggcatttcaaccTCTATCTAATTACCACCGTGTGAATCATCGGTGCCAAAATTCGAACTCAGGACTTGCCGGTGGATTACAGGCATAAAATTTGTTCCCAATCAATGCCACCACTGGATCCCAAGTCCGAATATTCCGACCCGACCCGACATAACTTTTCTACTTTTGCCACCTTCTTCCCCGAGCCCCTCTTTAGCATTTTCGCCCCCAAAACCCGGAGCAGCAACACACGCAGTGACAGAGAGGACCGCTAAAGGGTTCAGGGTTTTACCTCAAACCCCCCATAAACCCTAAAACGAGAGACCCCCACAACCATGACGCGCTTCCCTCCACCCTCCACGCCACGCCTCCTTTACACCCTCTACAGATCTAGAACGGCGACGTCTCCTCCTTCCCCGTCCCCATCGGCAGCGTCTTCCCTCCTCATCGGCGCCTTCCACCTCCGCCAATTCTCCTCCGGCAACCTCGCGCGcgccaaggaggacaaggagcCATGGTGGAAGGACTCCATGGACAAGCTTCGGAACATCGGAATCTCGGCCCACATCGACTCCGGCAAGACCACCCTCACCGAGAGAGTTCTGTTTTACACCGGGAAGATCCACGAGATTCACGAGGTTCGAGGCAGAGACGGCGTGGGTGCGAAAATGGATTCCATGGATTTGGAGAGGGAGAAGGGGATCACCATTCAGTCTGCTGCCACTTACTGTACTTGGAATGGCTATCAGGTGATTGCAATTGGGTTTTTCCTTTTCGTTGCCCTGAAAAgtaatggaatttgaatgaaatgggactTATTTTAATGATTGGCAATGGTTTTTAATAAGTTGGGTTGTTCAGTTTTTTGAATTTGTTGAAAATGGAGTGGTGATCGCTTTGATATGCTGCTTATTACTTGTATGCTGCCAGAATCAGTGTGGGTCGCAATTACCAAGTTCTTTTACCTGTTGATTTCATTTAATTAAGAAGTCCTAAAATTATGAGTCGAAAGAAAGATAAATATATGTTCTGAATCAGTGAAAATTTTACTATACAAGAAGATTGAATTGCAATTCTGTTTGTTGCTTCTGTCTACTATACTTTGAATGCGTAAGAGGCTTGAGTGAGTTTGATTTCATGGAAGACAGGCTGTGGAATTTGGACCTGGGTTTTAGATTTCGGTTAAGACCTGGGAATAACAAAAGGagtaaagagaaaaataaaatgttacaTTTGTTTGGCATTAGTTGGAACAACCGGTATTAAGTACTGTATGCTGctagaaaaggaaataaattgtTGGAAATTATCAAGTAAGATTGAGATCATGATTTCGTTTCTTGCCTTCTCTTCAGTAAAACTATTTATTGTCCAAAAGTTAAGTGAGGTTAGGAGTCTTACTTTTCATTCTAGAATGAAAtaatctctctctttttattttttttcatcatttgCATGTTCTTATGTATCTTATAGAACCTGTATTTTGGTATTGCAGATTAACATAATTGACACCCCAGGTCACGTTGATTTCACCATCGAGGTTGAGAGAGCTCTGCGTGTCCTTGATGGTGCCATTCTTGTCCTTTGTAGTGTTGGTGGAGTGCAAAGTCAGTCAATTACTGTTGATCGGCAAATGAAAAGATATGAGGTTCCAAGAATTGCATTTATAAACAAACTTGACCGAATGGGAGCAGATCCCTGGAAAGTTCTGAACCAGGTACATTTTGAAATCAACTAATCATGGAAATATCACAAAATTTGGGGTTTATTAATCGTTTTTCAGCAAGCGAACATAGAGCATTCAGTACTGTTTCCTTTGTCATATTGAACATAAACCAGTAATTAATGTCTCAGGATACTGGCCATCTTATTATGCCCTGAGCTTTTCAGTTATGTTGTACACCCGGCAGAAGGAATTGATTTTGATGGTTACGTGTTTTGATATCTCTATTTCTAGGGATGTAAAAGTCTTCAGTTGATATAATTGTTGTTTGTAAGATTTAGGTGATTAAATTAGGTAGGAATTATGAATAGTCTTTAGTTGGATTGATTGGCATCAGCTTCATTTTCAGTAGGTTGCCGAATGCATGGTTGTAAATTTGTGCAACAACCTGATACAGAGGCgtgggttttctttttgttttaaacatttcaagtaGCAAGCTAAATGCCACAAGTTTCAGCTATGAATCCATAACAAGCTAGATTCCCTTGATGATTGAGTTATGAAATTTGATAGGATAGTTGTACATGatacataaattatttttatttttggacctTAAAACTGTTGTGGTAATGAAATTGATTCTCCTGCAGGCACGGGCTAAGCTCCGCCATCACAGTGCTGCCATGCAAGTTCCAATTGGGTTGGAAGAAGATTTTAAGGGTCTTATTGACCTTGTGCAGATGAAAGCTTACTATTTTCATGGTCCCAATGGGTCTGTTTTTAATGCTATTGTGTTTTCATTGTGCCTTTTGAATGTGTATTGccgtttctaatttttttcctattgtCTTGTTGCATTTTTTAGTGAAAACATTGTTACTGAAGAAGTTCCTGCTGATATGGAGGAGTTCGTCACAGAAAAGAGGCGTGAGCTAATTGAAGTTGTATCTGAAGTTGATGACAAACTAGCTGAAGCATTCCTTGATGATGAGCCCATATCACCTACTGATCTTGAGGTACTTTGgataaaattcaaaagaaaaattgtgaaaaatgaAATGTGTTATGGAGTATTTTGTCTCGATTTATGTTGGTTTcggtgattttttattttttactgtgGTGATGGTTTGGTATATTTTTCAATGAAATTCTAAGTGGTGATATTTCTActgtttgtttttgttcaatGGAAATTCATTGTGCATCTATATCTTTCTGTGTATCTATTTGAAAACTTCTTTTTGTTCAATGGAAATTCCTTGTTTGATGGAAATTCGTGGTGCATCTATATCTTTTTGTTCAATGGAAATTCGTTGTGCATCTATTTGAaaacttcttttctcttttgagtAGGAAGCTGTGCGGAGGGCTACTGTAGCAAGGAAGTTTATCCCTGTGTTCATGGGTAGTGCATTTAAAAACAAGGTACTGTCTTTTgatctttaatttttattttaaatatctaTTCCTTTTGATTGATATGTGCATAAGTGGTTACATTATCTTGCCATTCCCCATAACTCAACTTCAAACTGCCTTTGGGTTAACGTCTTCAAATAATTTTGATTGCTGAAGATTACACTGCATTATATTTTATACAGTAGTGGCTCCTAGATTAAATAATATGTTGTTTCTGAACAGATAATTTGGTGATTGCCCAGTGGGTATAGATATCTATTCTTTCTGTATTTACTGTTTAGGGACTTTTTGCTCCTCTTATAAATAGTATTTATCCTTTTTCACCAGTTGCAAATGATTCTGTATATGCTACTTGCTTGTGCCTCtgaataatttcttcatcttctgccATTTATGGATTACAGGGTGTACAGCCACTTTTGAATGCTGTTCTTAATTATTTGCCCTGTCCGACTGAAGTCAGTAACTATGCTCTTGACCAGACTAATGATGAAGAGAAGGTATTAAGTTGATGGAAATTAATTCTGATATCTTTTTTCATTCTCCAAACCTGCCTGGGTAATAAAAGAACTTCCGCAATGATGTAGGTTACATTGGGTGGAACTCCGGATGGGCCTCTTGTAGCATTGGCTTTCAAATTGGAGGAAGGGCGTTTTGGTCAGTTAACATATCTAAGGTATCCCCCTAGATGTGCTGTAACGGTAGCAtagcttttcttatttttgtatttatgtATCTAACAATTATTTTGTTGATGTAGAATCTATGAAGGTGTCATTCGGAAgggtgattttatttttaacattaataCCGGTAAAAGGATTAAGGTGAGTTCAAGGAATATTCTGTTGCGTCCTCATAGTTCTCATTTCAAATTAAGCCTTTGTGGATCTTAATTTGCAATATTTGTATTGTGCTACCATTTTTTTTCATCTGTCTTCTggaattgattttttatatcAGTTATGTTTTGCTGATTTTGATTTTCACGAAACAGGTTCCTCGCTTGGTTCGGATGCATTCCAATGAGATGGAGGTTAGTTTTATGTTTAAAGTTATTGCAATTTAGACTTTAAATAGTCATTTCACTGATGTCATCATTTTTTGTGGTGAATTTCATCTGTAGGATATTCAAGAGGCACATGCTGGGCAAATCGTTGCTGTTTTTGGCGTGGACTGTGCATCAGGTTTGACTTCTTTTCAAGGGCAGGAATCAcagtttttctcttttaaaataGATAAAGGAAAGATATACATTTACTCGATTTACACTAGCTGCGTTTTCCTCGTATGAGATTAAGAGCAAGGAGTAGTcttatttaatttaatcaaaatGGAAGTTAAATAGtcataaaaaaactaaattttctgaGTCAAAGTTAAGTCATAACTCTCTAATTGTGTGCATGACAACTAATTTGGGCGAAGCCTTATGACCTGGATATTAACATTCTATttgtctttatttatttatttttaattaacatTAATCTCTTCTGAGACATGTTTTCTTGTATCTTCAGGAGATACCTTTACTGATGGGTTGGTTAAATATACAATGACTTCTATGAGTGTCCCCGAGCCAGTGATGTCGTTAGCTGTTCAACCAGTTTCAAAAGATTCTGGAGGACAAGTGAGCAGATTTCTTTCGATATTGTGTGTTGATGAGTTGTTTGTGTATTATTATTCAGTGGTACTTACGTCAGTCtatttctttctattttgcTAGTTCTCAAAGGCTTTGAATCGTTTTCAGAAAGAGGATCCAACATTTCGTGTTGGCTTGGATCCTGAGAGCGGACAGGTCtgatatttgaatgtttaataTGATCCTATTTTACAATCTGGTCTACAAAGTATATTTTCTCCACTTCAAGAAACAATTGTTGTGCCTAACCATTACTGTTCCTCGAGTAGACAATCATCTCTGGGATGGGAGAGCTGCATTTGGACATTTACGTTGAACGCATTCGGAGAGAATATAAGGTGCCTGGCCTGTTCTCATTTTGCAATATGTATTGTCAGATATATTGATGTTAGGCAGCTTAAAAGTTTACTTTGTATTCTTATTCTCATACCTGTTAAACAGGTTGATGCCACTGTTGGAAAACCTCGTGTTAACTTCAGAGAGACTGTTACTCAGCGGGCTGAGTTTGATTATTTACATAAGAAGCAATCTGGAGGACAAGGTCAATATGGGCGGGTATGTGGGTAAGTCCAATGATGCCTTTATATGCGTGATAATTGGATCTGATCGTAGTTATGCGACACTTACATGAATTTTTGTACTCAGGTTTGTAAATTGTAAATCTGATTTGGTGTTTTCTCACCTGTTTGTAATTTTACTTCTTCTATTGGTATGTTGCAGGTATATTGAACCACTCCCTGCTGACTCACAGACcaagtttgaatttgaaaacATTATTGTGGGACAAGCTATACCATCAAATTTTATTCCAGCTATTGAGAAGGGTTTCAAAGAAGCAGCCAATTCGTGAGTCCCCCCTGCCTGTTCTTAAGAGTTGATTATACAAAGAAAGATACTCCGATGGCTCTTCAGGAATGTTTACCCTGTAAAATTTACTAGATTGGTACAATGCCTTTGTCTAAATGTGTGTCCCTTGCTATTGGTTTGCTCATAATGCTATCCCTTGTGCAGGGGTTCATTAATTGGACATCCAGTTGAGCATGTTCGTATTGTATTAACCGATGGCGCTTCCCATGCCGTGGACTCCAGTGAACTTGCCTTTAAATTAGCTGCAATATATGCATTTAGAAAGGTCCTTGCCATATCCTTTCATTGGAGTGATTCTTTGAATAATTGATTTAGCCCATACTCTCTTTGCCTTTATGATATTTTACTGGCAACAAAACTTTCTCCACTCCGGTTATTATTTATGTTCATATCTGAAATATTTAAACAGTGCTATACGGCGGCAAGACCAGTGATATTAGAGCCTGTTATGCTGGTGGAATTGAAAGTACCTATAGAGTTTCAGGGTACTGTTGCCGGTGATCTTAACAAGTGAGTGTTTTCAACTACCTTCATGAAATACGCTATTTTTTCTTGGATAATCGAAATGTATGGGTTAATCACGAACTTATTAACTGAAGATATTGTCACTGTCATTCGATAGGAGAAAAGGTATCATTATTGGAAATGACCAGGAAGGAGATGACTCTGTTATTACTGCCCAAGTAAGTATTGCTTTCGGTTGTGTAGTTTGCACAGCTTGATTTTAATGCCACTAAGAAAATTTGAGGAAAAGAAAACGTTGCGGTTGGAGTTTGTGTCCCCAAGCATCTTAACAATTTTATGGCTGATTTTTGTCAAGACATTTGGCAGATGTGATATTTCTTGCTATTATCATTagcatttaaattttaatttggcaTTCGTCTGTTTCAAAGAATTGCTTACGTAAATAAACATTATAAATGTTGTAAATTACCTCGTTAAATTTGATTCTAGCATTGTTTGCATTACCTTAAATTAATGGCTGTTTTTATGTGCGTGTCATTAAACAATATCGCGTAATTGGCTCTTTAGGTACCTCTGAACAACATGTTTGGGTATTCGACTTCTCTTCGGTCAATGACTCAGGTAATGAAGAACATTCTCTTTCTAGtccaaaaattttcattttcccaaATTCCCACTCGAAAAAAATATCACGCaagattaaaaaatatttgtgtGTGCAGGGAAAAGGCGAATTCACAATGGAGTACAAAGAGCACTCGCCGGTTTCTAATGATGTGCAGGCTCAACTAGTCAAGAACTACAAGGGCACCACTGCTGCTGAATAGCATACGACGTGCAGATGGAATTGATAAACAACTACATGAGCACCACTGCTGCTAAACAGCAAGTGTTTCGACCGATACGTTACTCCTGCCGGAGGCCGCTGTTTTTTATACAACGCTGTTTTTCGACCttcaattttgttaaattttttaggAAGAAATAGTCAGGTAATTTCCATGATCCATAATTTTGAAAGACCAGAACAACCCTAAATTGCTTATAGGCTGATATTCTGCATCAACTGTGTATCATATGGTTTACAccttttcattatttttggTTGAATAATTTTACTATTTACCATTAAATATTAAAAGTTTGCCCTTCATAGATGTATGGAATATccatttcctttcttctttttctccattttcaATGCATTTTGTAATGTGCTTCAACTCTATTTATCCATTGAAACAAGGCAAATTTCCCTAAAATTTGTCTAGTTATTGGTAAAATAAAGGGCCAAGGTCAGGTGGTGGACGCTAAAATTTGGGGGCTATATTCTGGACTGAAATTTGCAGTTAGACAAGATTATTTCAAGATTATGTGTAGAGATGGATTCggcttttaatttaatcaataAGTTGATTGATACTGGTTTTCATCTCTTACTATTGAGACAACTTATGGTACCATAGTTGATGCGAGTTACTGCATGTTTATATGAAGAATAACATGATGGTAGTTGGCACTGTCAAAATTGGAGCTATAATATGAATATTAGGTAACATTATTTTGATAATCCTACTAATTGGATTGGAACTCGATTATTTGATATGATGGGAGTCCGTAGGACTCGAATTATTTGTAATAACTATTTGAGCTGGTTTTTGGAGTGATCCACCTccttattttaccaaaaaaataaataaaaatgaaatgggAAATAAGTTCcaccccatttttttttcatgcacaCTTATGTTTATTTCTAGTCTTTTGATGGAATAattgtgaacacgaaaaattcctgaaacaagaaacaagaatacgtgtacaaaataatactttcgtgtttaatgattttggggttacgatctctctcaaatttggtcctctgattctatcttcgtagggtgtaggtttgtggatgagttgttgatccaaagggccgtcggggcttgatctaaggatgaacagttgatgaacggatcttcaaggggcgttgggcttgatcttgaagaatgggtgtatgggtttgttgaggttgttgatccaaagggccgttggggcttgatcttaggatgaacagttgatgaatggatcttcaaggggcgttgggcttgatcttgaagaatgggtgtatggatttcttcaagggcttttgggcttgatcttgaaggttgatggatgagcagatcttcaagggcttttaggcttagtcttgaagaacgattggatgtgtggatttgttgaggttgttgatccaaagggccgttggggcttgatcttaggatgaacggatgatgaatgatgaacactttcttcaaggggccgtcggggcttgatcttgagttggtgggagttcttcaagggccgttggggcttgatcttgaaggaggatttgacgaagaacgaagagtgctttcttgatccttcgggattttcttgagagctttagaattttaaggcttcaaggttttggtcccCCATTGTGGGgagtattctcttccattttgggagtagagaaatgtatttgtgaattggtttttggatgagttgttgatccaaagggccgtcggggcttgatctaaggatgaacggatgatgaatgatgaacactttcttcaaggggccgtcggggcttgatcttgagttggtgggagttcttcaagtgccgttggggcttgatcttgaaggaggatttgacgaagaacgaagagtgctttcttgatccttcgggattttcttgagagctttagaattttaaggcttcaaggttttggtcccCCCTTGTGGGgagtattctcttccattttgggagtagagaaatgtatttgtgaattggtttttggatgagttgttgatccaaagggccgtcgggggcttgatctaaggatgaacggatgatgaatgatgaacactttcttcaaggggccgttggggcttgatcttgagttggtgggagttcttcaagggccgttggggcttgatcttgaaggaggatttgacgaagaacgaagagtgctttcttgatccttcgggattttcttga contains the following coding sequences:
- the LOC137733721 gene encoding elongation factor G-2, mitochondrial yields the protein MTRFPPPSTPRLLYTLYRSRTATSPPSPSPSAASSLLIGAFHLRQFSSGNLARAKEDKEPWWKDSMDKLRNIGISAHIDSGKTTLTERVLFYTGKIHEIHEVRGRDGVGAKMDSMDLEREKGITIQSAATYCTWNGYQINIIDTPGHVDFTIEVERALRVLDGAILVLCSVGGVQSQSITVDRQMKRYEVPRIAFINKLDRMGADPWKVLNQARAKLRHHSAAMQVPIGLEEDFKGLIDLVQMKAYYFHGPNGENIVTEEVPADMEEFVTEKRRELIEVVSEVDDKLAEAFLDDEPISPTDLEEAVRRATVARKFIPVFMGSAFKNKGVQPLLNAVLNYLPCPTEVSNYALDQTNDEEKVTLGGTPDGPLVALAFKLEEGRFGQLTYLRIYEGVIRKGDFIFNINTGKRIKVPRLVRMHSNEMEDIQEAHAGQIVAVFGVDCASGDTFTDGLVKYTMTSMSVPEPVMSLAVQPVSKDSGGQFSKALNRFQKEDPTFRVGLDPESGQTIISGMGELHLDIYVERIRREYKVDATVGKPRVNFRETVTQRAEFDYLHKKQSGGQGQYGRVCGYIEPLPADSQTKFEFENIIVGQAIPSNFIPAIEKGFKEAANSGSLIGHPVEHVRIVLTDGASHAVDSSELAFKLAAIYAFRKCYTAARPVILEPVMLVELKVPIEFQGTVAGDLNKRKGIIIGNDQEGDDSVITAQVPLNNMFGYSTSLRSMTQGKGEFTMEYKEHSPVSNDVQAQLVKNYKGTTAAE